One Cucurbita pepo subsp. pepo cultivar mu-cu-16 chromosome LG07, ASM280686v2, whole genome shotgun sequence genomic region harbors:
- the LOC111799332 gene encoding uncharacterized protein LOC111799332 gives MRDFPSCFGENGVQVADFSSSNNGKTAQNLVTCVYQCRIRGRSCLISITWSKNLMGQGLSIAIDDTSNQCVCKVDIKPWLFSKRKGSKSLEAYSCKIDIYWDLSNAKFGSGPEPLEGYYVGIVVDKQMVLVLGDLRKEAFKKSNSSPVPSSAVFISKKEHVFGKKLFCSKAQFCDNGQIHDINIECDTNGVSEPCLILRVDSKTVLQVKRLQWKFRGNHTILVEGLAVEVFWDVHSWLFSSSAGNNAVFMFKTCLSAEKLWGSQPVCDPNVLSWSFSQRFSDSKTQDLGFSLMLHAWKNE, from the coding sequence ATGAGGGATTTCCCATCGTGTTTTGGGGAAAACGGCGTCCAAGTTGCAGATTTCTCTTCTTCCAACAATGGTAAGACAGCTCAAAACCTTGTCACTTGTGTTTATCAATGTCGAATACGAGGGCGTTCTTGTCTGATTAGTATCACTTGGAGTAAAAATCTGATGGGTCAAGGGCTAAGCATTGCCATTGATGATACCTCAAATCAATGTGTCTGTAAAGTTGATATCAAGCCATGGCTGTTCTCTAAACGAAAAGGGTCTAAAAGTTTAGAAGCTTATTCTTGTAAAATTGATATCTATTGGGATCTTTCCAACGCCAAATTTGGATCTGGGCCTGAACCATTGGAGGGTTATTATGTGGGAATTGTTGTTGATAAACAAatggttcttgttcttgggGATTTGAGAAAAGAAGCtttcaaaaagtcaaattccTCCCCTGTTCCTTCCTCTGCTGTATTCATCTCCAAGAAGGAGCATGTTTTTGGGAAGAAATTGTTCTGTTCCAAAGCTCAATTTTGTGATAATGGTCAGATTCATGATATTAATATCGAGTGCGATACGAATGGTGTTAGCGAACCGTGCTTGATTCTTCGAGTCGATTCGAAGACCGTGTTGCAGGTGAAGCGGCTGCAATGGAAGTTTAGAGGGAACCATACCATTTTGGTTGAAGGGCTTGCAGTGGAAGTGTTTTGGGATGTTCATAGTTGGTTGTTTAGTTCATCAGCTGGGAACAATGCTGTTTTTATGTTCAAAACATGTTTGTCTGCTGAAAAGTTGTGGGGAAGTCAACCGGTTTGTGATCCTAATGTCTTGTCTTGGTCTTTCTCACAGAGATTTTCAGACAGCAAAACACAAGATCTTGGTTTCTCATTGATGTTACATGCTTGGAAGAATGAATAG